CCCACGGTTGCTTGTCAATGCATATCGTTTTTCATCTTATTGCTGATGTATGACCGATTGGCTTATACTGCAACATCACAGGTGGAAATGAATTAGATCATTGGTTTTCAAGTTTACTTTTTAACTGTGAATAAAACTCTTCAACCGAAAAAATATTATAAAAGGATTAACAACGATGTCTGGACATAGTAAATGGCATTCGATTAAGCATAAAAAGGGAGCGATTGACGCCAAACGCGGAAAAGCGTTTTCCAAATTGATTAAAGAATTAACTGTAGCGGCACGCATTGGCGGCGGCGACCCCGGCGCCAATCCGCGTTTAAGAAAAGCTATGGATGATGCAAAAGCCATGAACATGGCGAAAGATACCATGACCAATGCGGTCAAACGCGGCACCGGGGAAATCGCCGGAGCTGCAATTGAAGACATCACCTATGAGGGATATGGCCCGGGCGGTGTTGCTATCATTGTCGAAACCCAAACCGATAACCGGGTGCGAACAGTTGCCGAAATTCGCCACCTCTTTTCTAAAAATGGCGGCAACATGGGTGAAAGCGGCTCGGTTTCATGGATGTTTCAAAAGAAAGGCAGCGTCATCCTGGATGGCTCTACGGTTGATGAAGAAAAGATTATGGAGATTGCCCTTGAAGCTGGAGCCGAAGACGTCAGCGGCGATGGCGAAAGTTGGGAAGTGGTTACTTCTCCTGAAGATTTCGATGCGGTACACGAAGCGATTAAAGCGGCAAACCTTGAACCGATTTCGGCAGAGATTGGCATGCGTCCGACAAATTCCGTGCAAGTCACCGGGGCGACCGCTCAACAGGTTCTCCGGTTGATGGACGCGCTCGAAGACCACGATGATGTTTCCAATGTGTTTGCCAACTTTGATATTCCCGCCGAAGAATTGGAGGCTGCCGGTTGAATCCGCATCCCGGCAAATTATCCATTGTCTCGCAAGCATCTGTCAGTGATGTGATAACCGGTCGCGCCTTGCGGGTGATTGGCATCGATCCGGGCAGCAACACCACCGGTTATGGGGTTATCGATAGCGATGGGCGTCGGTATGAGTTGGTTGAATACGCGGGAATTCGGGCACCCTCAAGATTTACCTTTGCTGAACGATTGTTAATCATCGCGCAAAAGCTGGAAGAGGTTTTTGAACGCCTCAGACCGCACGCCTGTGCCGTCGAAGATACGTTTTATGCAGTAAACGTTAAGAGTGCGATTAAACTCGGTCACGTGCGCGGCGCGATTTTGCTGACCGCCGCGCGTGCCGGAGTTGAGATTTATGAATATACCCCGTTAGCGATTAAATCTGCTTTGGTTGGATATGGTCGGGCTGAAAAACAACAGGTTCAGGAGATGGTTCGCTTGTTGTTGAAATTAAAAGAACTGCCGGAACCGCTGGATGCTTCCGATGCATTAGGGATTGCCATCTGCCATATCAACAACGCCATGACCAAAAGAAAAATCAAATAATTCCTCAAGGTAATTTTGTTTAAGAAATCCCTTCCAAATTCAGGGAAGGGGATGTTTGTTTTTTTAACTCTTGAGAGAGCCATTGCCTCGTAGTAAGATGAAAACATCTAAAGGGCAATCGGTAAAATTGAAGAATCGGAGCCGAGTTGATTGCCCCTGCTGAGAAGAAACCTCTTGCGGTGCCGTATCTTTTAACGGGTGGTTGTCTCAGTCCTTTAGATAGAGCGCCGATAATTTCATTCAAGGTGTTAGATAAATGACGGACCTCTATCAACTTCTTGGCGTTACACCCGAAGCAACCGCTCGCGAAATCAAATCTGCCTATCGAAGACTGGCGCGGGAATGGCACCCGGATGTTTCAGCATCACCGGAAGCGACTACCAAATTTGCGGAAATCAATGAAGCCTATCAAATTTTAAAAGACCCCGACCGTCGCGCTGCTTATGATCGAGGAGAAGACCCTTACCTTTATGATAAATATTATGCTGCCGTCATTGCCTATGTCGAACAGGTGAAAGCCAAAGAACGTGAATTCAATCTTCACGTTGATGCGGATATGGCGCACTTCCGGCAGGAGATGGCGGAACGCCGTCATGCGGTTCTGGTTGTGGTTCCATTATTTATTTCAGCCTTTTATGCAATGGTTGCCAAACCGGCAATTTTTCAGCGGTTCAGTGTAATCGGCAAACTCGTATTGACCACGCTGGCGGTTTACGGTTTGATTTATCTGGTAAGAAATCTGGCACTGGTTTTAAAACGTTATACCTATCAATCGCCCGACCAATATACCTCGGTTTTTAAAGAAGAAGACCCGCCCGATAAACCCATCAGCCGAAAAGCCGGGCTGGTATTTCTGGTTTGCGGTTATATCATTTCACTCGGCTTGGGCTATGTCGTCAGCACGATTATTCCGCTGCCCATCACCAAAGACCTGTCGCCCGCAGCGATTCTCGGCGGATTCATCTATCCGCCAATTACTGTACTCATCATCGGAAGTTTACGCAGAATAGCCGGAATATTTGACCGCTTTTAAATTGCTCTCGAATATTTTTTGCCATCAACCGCGTTTAAAAATTCTTTTGGCAATTGACCCGACATCCTGTTTCCAAATCGGCACACCCGAGGTTTTCGATTTAGTATCCATGCGCAACTCTTTTTTGGCGACCGGATTATCCGGGTCTAAAGACAGCGCATCTTTAAAATAGACATCAGCCTTGGGTTGATTGCCAATCTCTTTAAATAGCATGGCGATTTTCAACTTCAACTTGGTGTTGAACTGATCTAACTTGGCGGCTTTGGAAAGGTGGTCTTCGGCTTCGCGACGATTTCGCGGACTGCGAATCAAAGCTGACCCCAGATAGAAATGGTAATGCGATTTTTTAGGTTCTAATTTCACGGCTTCACGAAGCAGGGGAATCGCACCGGAATAATCCTTATGCTCAATTCTGGCGCGCCCCTGTTGATAAAATCGTTCGGCGGATTGGTTGTTGCCTTCTTTTACCTGAGCGTCGCTGGTGGTGGAAGCGCTTGCAGGTTTAGAGGAATACACCGGCGGTTTGACTGCCGGTTTTTCAGGAATCACGGGCGTTTGCGGTTGCCCCGGCGACGGCAGAACCCCTGAATTGAGAGGGAGGGGGTCAATGCTTGGCGGTGGCTTCAACGGGCTGGATGGATTGACCGGAGGTTTCAATGCCGTTGGCATTGGC
This genomic stretch from Acidobacteriota bacterium harbors:
- a CDS encoding YebC/PmpR family DNA-binding transcriptional regulator, which gives rise to MSGHSKWHSIKHKKGAIDAKRGKAFSKLIKELTVAARIGGGDPGANPRLRKAMDDAKAMNMAKDTMTNAVKRGTGEIAGAAIEDITYEGYGPGGVAIIVETQTDNRVRTVAEIRHLFSKNGGNMGESGSVSWMFQKKGSVILDGSTVDEEKIMEIALEAGAEDVSGDGESWEVVTSPEDFDAVHEAIKAANLEPISAEIGMRPTNSVQVTGATAQQVLRLMDALEDHDDVSNVFANFDIPAEELEAAG
- the ruvC gene encoding crossover junction endodeoxyribonuclease RuvC, with the translated sequence MNPHPGKLSIVSQASVSDVITGRALRVIGIDPGSNTTGYGVIDSDGRRYELVEYAGIRAPSRFTFAERLLIIAQKLEEVFERLRPHACAVEDTFYAVNVKSAIKLGHVRGAILLTAARAGVEIYEYTPLAIKSALVGYGRAEKQQVQEMVRLLLKLKELPEPLDASDALGIAICHINNAMTKRKIK